In a genomic window of Colius striatus isolate bColStr4 chromosome 2, bColStr4.1.hap1, whole genome shotgun sequence:
- the TJAP1 gene encoding tight junction-associated protein 1 isoform X2 yields the protein MSTSTAPSKKPYRKAPPQHREVRHEVPIIRDDQDGVVLAEQSQLLQPRHLCTKPGQKHAVDPNHPEKGSFSTPTHWSREEGPTPSRSSPSFSLALKKEPLTDAERMKLLQHENEELRRRLTYVTSKMEAMERELESGQDYLEMELGQNREELEKFKDKFRRLQNSYTASQRTNQDLEEKLHALIKKAEMDRKTLDWEIVELTNKLLDAKTTINKLEELNERYRQDCNLAVQLLKCNKSHFRNHKFADLPYELQDMVNKHLHSTQESAGPGQEAAHTLAPSDIVPTSVIARVLEKPESLVLNSAKSSSGSCPMAEDVFVHVDMSGAPPDACNSAGQMGKEGGDAGKQQNGGCKPQSSVESVPEEVPAFEKLSPYPTPSPPHPMYPGRKVIEFSEDKVRIPKNSPLPNCTYATRQAISLSLVQSEDESCERQRTLPNSPASEGRRSASSCSCQQSPKAARAHGSSQSSPFSSPPQVPSAFASSASSEEDLLANWQRMFVDKAPPTSERVLLNRTAFSHDTAPELQKRFSRSMQELGRAASAYSDGEESTQSCSWTVSRDSSVDTDSTESRARRSHFSSDYGTDFSQDEAQKLLQESGGGTAEPGSPSPEKHKDYVDLGLPESPAEEREMLLQGSKESNRGGTPEESGEGKVKPSLSRPHRSPKRMGVHHLHRKDSLTQAQEQGNLLS from the exons ATGTCGACGAGCACGGCTCCATCAAAGAAGCCTTACCGCAAGGCACCGCCGCAGCACCGCGAGGTCCGCCACGAGGTGCCCATCATCCGCGACGACCAGGATGGAGTGGTCTTGGCCGAGCAGAGTCAG CTATTACAGCCACGCCACCTGTGTACTAAACCTGGGCAGAAGCATGCAGTGGATCCAAACCACCCAGAGAAAGGATCCTTCTCCACTCCAACACACTGGAGTCGAGAGGAGGGGCCTACCCCATCTAGatcctccccttccttcagcCTGGCACTAAAAAAG GAACCCTTGACGGATGCAGAAAGGATGAA GCTACTGCAGCACGAGAACGAGGAGCTGCGCCGACGGCTGACGTACGTGACAAGCAAAATGGAGGCGATGGAGAGGGAGCTGGAGTCGGGTCAGGACTAcctggagatggagctgggcCAGAACcgggaggagctggagaaatTCAAGGACAAATTCCGTAG GCTGCAGAACAGCTATACTGCTTCCCAGAGAACCAACCAAGACCTGGAGGAGAAGCTGCATGCCCTG ATTAAAAAGGCAGAGATGGACCGCAAGACGCTGGACTGGGAGATTGTAGAGCTTACAAATAAATTACTTGATGCCAAAACCACCATCAATAAGCTGGAGGAACTCAAT GAACGATACCGACAGGACTGCAACCTTGCAGTGCAGCTGCTCAAGTGTAACAAGTCCCACTTCAGGAACCACAAGTTTGCTGAT CTTCCCTATGAGCTGCAGGACATGGTCAATAAGCATTTGCACAGCACTCAGGAGTCTGCAGGCCCTGGTCAAGAGGCAGCCCACACCTTGGCTCCGTCTGACATTGTTCCCACCTCAGTCATTGCCAGAGTCCTGGAGAAACCAGAATCTCTGGTTCTGAATTCAGCCAAGTCTAGCAGTGGCAGCTGTCCCATGGCCGAGGATGTCTTCGTGCACGTGGACATGAGTGGAGCCCCTCCTGATGCCTGCAACAGCGCAGGGCagatggggaaggagggaggagacgcagggaagcagcagaatGGTGGCTGCAAGCCACAGAGCAGTGTGGAAAGCGTGCCAGAGGAGGTCCCTGCCTTTGAGAAGCTAAGCCCATACCCTACACCTTCGCCTCCCCATCCTATGTACCCAGGGCGTAAAGTGATCGAGTTCTCAGAGGACAAGGTAAGGATCCCGAAGAACAGCCCCCTGCCCAACTGCACGTATGCCACGCGCCAggccatctccctcagcctggTGCAGAGCGAAGACGAGAGCTGCGAGAGGCAGCGGACGCTCCCCAACAGCCCTGCATCAGAAGGGCGCCGCTCAGCCTCCAGCTGTTCCTGTCAGCAGTCCCCCAAAGCAGCCAGGGCACACGGCTcttcccagagcagcccctTCAGCAGCCCCCCCCAGGTTCCGAGCGCTTTTGCCAGCTCCGCCAGCTCTGAGGAGGACCTGCTGGCCAACTGGCAGCGCATGTTTGTGGACAAGGCGCCCCCCACCTCGGAGCGGGTGCTGCTGAACCGCACGGCTTTCAGCCACGACACGGCCCCCGAGCTCCAGAAGCGCTTCAGCCGCTCcatgcaggagctggggagggcagcCTCGGCTTACTCGGATGGTGAGGAGTCCAcgcagagctgcagctggacCGTCAGCCGGGACTCAAGCGTGGACACAGACAGCACCGAGTCCAGAGCCCGCAGGAGCCATTTCTCCTCAGACTATGGTACAGATTTCTCCCAGGATGAAGCCCAGAAGCTGTTGCAGGAAAGTGGTGGAGGCACCGCGGAGCCTGGAagcccctcaccagaaaagcaCAAGGATTACGTGGACCTTGGCTTGCCTGAGAGCCCagctgaggagagagaaatgttgCTCCAGGGAAGCAAGGAAAGCAACCGAGGAGGCACCCCAGAGGAAAGCGGAGAAGGCAAGGTCAAGCCTTCCCTCAGTCGGCCGCACCGCAGCCCCAAGAGGATGGGGGTCCACCACTTGCACCGCAAGGACAGTCTGACGCAAGCCCAGGAGCAGGGCAACCTTCTCAGCTGA
- the TJAP1 gene encoding tight junction-associated protein 1 isoform X3 yields the protein MSTSTAPSKKPYRKAPPQHREVRHEVPIIRDDQDGVVLAEQSQEPLTDAERMKLLQHENEELRRRLTYVTSKMEAMERELESGQDYLEMELGQNREELEKFKDKFRRLQNSYTASQRTNQDLEEKLHALIKKAEMDRKTLDWEIVELTNKLLDAKTTINKLEELNERYRQDCNLAVQLLKCNKSHFRNHKFADLPYELQDMVNKHLHSTQESAGPGQEAAHTLAPSDIVPTSVIARVLEKPESLVLNSAKSSSGSCPMAEDVFVHVDMSGAPPDACNSAGQMGKEGGDAGKQQNGGCKPQSSVESVPEEVPAFEKLSPYPTPSPPHPMYPGRKVIEFSEDKVRIPKNSPLPNCTYATRQAISLSLVQSEDESCERQRTLPNSPASEGRRSASSCSCQQSPKAARAHGSSQSSPFSSPPQVPSAFASSASSEEDLLANWQRMFVDKAPPTSERVLLNRTAFSHDTAPELQKRFSRSMQELGRAASAYSDGEESTQSCSWTVSRDSSVDTDSTESRARRSHFSSDYGTDFSQDEAQKLLQESGGGTAEPGSPSPEKHKDYVDLGLPESPAEEREMLLQGSKESNRGGTPEESGEGKVKPSLSRPHRSPKRMGVHHLHRKDSLTQAQEQGNLLS from the exons ATGTCGACGAGCACGGCTCCATCAAAGAAGCCTTACCGCAAGGCACCGCCGCAGCACCGCGAGGTCCGCCACGAGGTGCCCATCATCCGCGACGACCAGGATGGAGTGGTCTTGGCCGAGCAGAGTCAG GAACCCTTGACGGATGCAGAAAGGATGAA GCTACTGCAGCACGAGAACGAGGAGCTGCGCCGACGGCTGACGTACGTGACAAGCAAAATGGAGGCGATGGAGAGGGAGCTGGAGTCGGGTCAGGACTAcctggagatggagctgggcCAGAACcgggaggagctggagaaatTCAAGGACAAATTCCGTAG GCTGCAGAACAGCTATACTGCTTCCCAGAGAACCAACCAAGACCTGGAGGAGAAGCTGCATGCCCTG ATTAAAAAGGCAGAGATGGACCGCAAGACGCTGGACTGGGAGATTGTAGAGCTTACAAATAAATTACTTGATGCCAAAACCACCATCAATAAGCTGGAGGAACTCAAT GAACGATACCGACAGGACTGCAACCTTGCAGTGCAGCTGCTCAAGTGTAACAAGTCCCACTTCAGGAACCACAAGTTTGCTGAT CTTCCCTATGAGCTGCAGGACATGGTCAATAAGCATTTGCACAGCACTCAGGAGTCTGCAGGCCCTGGTCAAGAGGCAGCCCACACCTTGGCTCCGTCTGACATTGTTCCCACCTCAGTCATTGCCAGAGTCCTGGAGAAACCAGAATCTCTGGTTCTGAATTCAGCCAAGTCTAGCAGTGGCAGCTGTCCCATGGCCGAGGATGTCTTCGTGCACGTGGACATGAGTGGAGCCCCTCCTGATGCCTGCAACAGCGCAGGGCagatggggaaggagggaggagacgcagggaagcagcagaatGGTGGCTGCAAGCCACAGAGCAGTGTGGAAAGCGTGCCAGAGGAGGTCCCTGCCTTTGAGAAGCTAAGCCCATACCCTACACCTTCGCCTCCCCATCCTATGTACCCAGGGCGTAAAGTGATCGAGTTCTCAGAGGACAAGGTAAGGATCCCGAAGAACAGCCCCCTGCCCAACTGCACGTATGCCACGCGCCAggccatctccctcagcctggTGCAGAGCGAAGACGAGAGCTGCGAGAGGCAGCGGACGCTCCCCAACAGCCCTGCATCAGAAGGGCGCCGCTCAGCCTCCAGCTGTTCCTGTCAGCAGTCCCCCAAAGCAGCCAGGGCACACGGCTcttcccagagcagcccctTCAGCAGCCCCCCCCAGGTTCCGAGCGCTTTTGCCAGCTCCGCCAGCTCTGAGGAGGACCTGCTGGCCAACTGGCAGCGCATGTTTGTGGACAAGGCGCCCCCCACCTCGGAGCGGGTGCTGCTGAACCGCACGGCTTTCAGCCACGACACGGCCCCCGAGCTCCAGAAGCGCTTCAGCCGCTCcatgcaggagctggggagggcagcCTCGGCTTACTCGGATGGTGAGGAGTCCAcgcagagctgcagctggacCGTCAGCCGGGACTCAAGCGTGGACACAGACAGCACCGAGTCCAGAGCCCGCAGGAGCCATTTCTCCTCAGACTATGGTACAGATTTCTCCCAGGATGAAGCCCAGAAGCTGTTGCAGGAAAGTGGTGGAGGCACCGCGGAGCCTGGAagcccctcaccagaaaagcaCAAGGATTACGTGGACCTTGGCTTGCCTGAGAGCCCagctgaggagagagaaatgttgCTCCAGGGAAGCAAGGAAAGCAACCGAGGAGGCACCCCAGAGGAAAGCGGAGAAGGCAAGGTCAAGCCTTCCCTCAGTCGGCCGCACCGCAGCCCCAAGAGGATGGGGGTCCACCACTTGCACCGCAAGGACAGTCTGACGCAAGCCCAGGAGCAGGGCAACCTTCTCAGCTGA
- the TJAP1 gene encoding tight junction-associated protein 1 isoform X1, translated as METVVVAGDKRHHPTCSFKSRSLERSLMFKEPPEVLTPRKARVSSTQLPLKGILKQTNVTGPCPETLHKSRSVETLSCGRGLCKSSESQLCLSRREKRSLEHGSSSAADSAKRREKIAEEKLQFSKFLDEITRRVLSPIRLRSLGETRAAEQDQNPSLSPRSSMPEGQGESHLQGLKSKRATERSPCPNRRKAGKKCGGLGMAVCQRKCAEEAERTSRLRKKPVLGRKNSKEKLSLERRAVDVCQYELADRGLAGTSSGQQHSLSSWKSSAEGRRDESSPCSQLLQPRHLCTKPGQKHAVDPNHPEKGSFSTPTHWSREEGPTPSRSSPSFSLALKKEPLTDAERMKLLQHENEELRRRLTYVTSKMEAMERELESGQDYLEMELGQNREELEKFKDKFRRLQNSYTASQRTNQDLEEKLHALIKKAEMDRKTLDWEIVELTNKLLDAKTTINKLEELNERYRQDCNLAVQLLKCNKSHFRNHKFADLPYELQDMVNKHLHSTQESAGPGQEAAHTLAPSDIVPTSVIARVLEKPESLVLNSAKSSSGSCPMAEDVFVHVDMSGAPPDACNSAGQMGKEGGDAGKQQNGGCKPQSSVESVPEEVPAFEKLSPYPTPSPPHPMYPGRKVIEFSEDKVRIPKNSPLPNCTYATRQAISLSLVQSEDESCERQRTLPNSPASEGRRSASSCSCQQSPKAARAHGSSQSSPFSSPPQVPSAFASSASSEEDLLANWQRMFVDKAPPTSERVLLNRTAFSHDTAPELQKRFSRSMQELGRAASAYSDGEESTQSCSWTVSRDSSVDTDSTESRARRSHFSSDYGTDFSQDEAQKLLQESGGGTAEPGSPSPEKHKDYVDLGLPESPAEEREMLLQGSKESNRGGTPEESGEGKVKPSLSRPHRSPKRMGVHHLHRKDSLTQAQEQGNLLS; from the exons ATGGAGACAGTTGTGGTGGCTGGAGACAAAAGACACCATCCTACTTGCTCTTTCAAGAGCAGAAGCCTGGAACGCTCACTTATGTTTAAAGAGCCCCCTGAAGTTCTGACACCAAGGAAGGCTCGAGTCTCTTCTACACAGCTGCCTCTCAAAGGGATCCTGAAGCAGACCAACGTGACAGGCCCATGCCCTGAGACTTTACACAAGTCCCGCTCAGTAGAGACTCTCTCCTGTGGCCGTGGCTTGTGCAAGTCCAGTGaatcccagctctgcctcagccgGAGGGAGAAGCGTTCGCTGGAgcatggcagcagcagcgccGCTGACTCTGCCAAGCGCAGGGAGAAGATtgcagaggaaaagctgcagttcTCCAAATTCCTGGATGAGATCACCCGGCGGGTACTGAGTCCCATCCGCTTGCGCTCACTAGGAGAGACCAGGGCAGCAGAACAAGACCAGaacccttccctttcccctagAAGCTCTATGCCAGAAGGCCAAGGGGAAAGTCACCTGCAAGGGCTCAAATCCAAACGTGCAACAGAAAGATCCCCCTGcccaaacagaagaaaagcaggaaagaaatgtgGGGGGCTGGGAATGGCTGTGTGCCAGAGAAAGTGTgctgaggaggctgagagaactTCCAGACTAAGAAAGAAACCTGTCCTTGGGAGGAAGAAcagtaaggaaaaactttccttGGAGAGAAGGGCAGTAGATGTGTGTCAGTATGAGCTGGCAGACcgggggctggcagggacatCGTCTGGGCAGCAGCACTCACTGTCTTCGTGGAAGAGCAGTGCAGAGGGCAGAAGGGATGAAAGCAGTCCCTGTTCACAGCTATTACAGCCACGCCACCTGTGTACTAAACCTGGGCAGAAGCATGCAGTGGATCCAAACCACCCAGAGAAAGGATCCTTCTCCACTCCAACACACTGGAGTCGAGAGGAGGGGCCTACCCCATCTAGatcctccccttccttcagcCTGGCACTAAAAAAG GAACCCTTGACGGATGCAGAAAGGATGAA GCTACTGCAGCACGAGAACGAGGAGCTGCGCCGACGGCTGACGTACGTGACAAGCAAAATGGAGGCGATGGAGAGGGAGCTGGAGTCGGGTCAGGACTAcctggagatggagctgggcCAGAACcgggaggagctggagaaatTCAAGGACAAATTCCGTAG GCTGCAGAACAGCTATACTGCTTCCCAGAGAACCAACCAAGACCTGGAGGAGAAGCTGCATGCCCTG ATTAAAAAGGCAGAGATGGACCGCAAGACGCTGGACTGGGAGATTGTAGAGCTTACAAATAAATTACTTGATGCCAAAACCACCATCAATAAGCTGGAGGAACTCAAT GAACGATACCGACAGGACTGCAACCTTGCAGTGCAGCTGCTCAAGTGTAACAAGTCCCACTTCAGGAACCACAAGTTTGCTGAT CTTCCCTATGAGCTGCAGGACATGGTCAATAAGCATTTGCACAGCACTCAGGAGTCTGCAGGCCCTGGTCAAGAGGCAGCCCACACCTTGGCTCCGTCTGACATTGTTCCCACCTCAGTCATTGCCAGAGTCCTGGAGAAACCAGAATCTCTGGTTCTGAATTCAGCCAAGTCTAGCAGTGGCAGCTGTCCCATGGCCGAGGATGTCTTCGTGCACGTGGACATGAGTGGAGCCCCTCCTGATGCCTGCAACAGCGCAGGGCagatggggaaggagggaggagacgcagggaagcagcagaatGGTGGCTGCAAGCCACAGAGCAGTGTGGAAAGCGTGCCAGAGGAGGTCCCTGCCTTTGAGAAGCTAAGCCCATACCCTACACCTTCGCCTCCCCATCCTATGTACCCAGGGCGTAAAGTGATCGAGTTCTCAGAGGACAAGGTAAGGATCCCGAAGAACAGCCCCCTGCCCAACTGCACGTATGCCACGCGCCAggccatctccctcagcctggTGCAGAGCGAAGACGAGAGCTGCGAGAGGCAGCGGACGCTCCCCAACAGCCCTGCATCAGAAGGGCGCCGCTCAGCCTCCAGCTGTTCCTGTCAGCAGTCCCCCAAAGCAGCCAGGGCACACGGCTcttcccagagcagcccctTCAGCAGCCCCCCCCAGGTTCCGAGCGCTTTTGCCAGCTCCGCCAGCTCTGAGGAGGACCTGCTGGCCAACTGGCAGCGCATGTTTGTGGACAAGGCGCCCCCCACCTCGGAGCGGGTGCTGCTGAACCGCACGGCTTTCAGCCACGACACGGCCCCCGAGCTCCAGAAGCGCTTCAGCCGCTCcatgcaggagctggggagggcagcCTCGGCTTACTCGGATGGTGAGGAGTCCAcgcagagctgcagctggacCGTCAGCCGGGACTCAAGCGTGGACACAGACAGCACCGAGTCCAGAGCCCGCAGGAGCCATTTCTCCTCAGACTATGGTACAGATTTCTCCCAGGATGAAGCCCAGAAGCTGTTGCAGGAAAGTGGTGGAGGCACCGCGGAGCCTGGAagcccctcaccagaaaagcaCAAGGATTACGTGGACCTTGGCTTGCCTGAGAGCCCagctgaggagagagaaatgttgCTCCAGGGAAGCAAGGAAAGCAACCGAGGAGGCACCCCAGAGGAAAGCGGAGAAGGCAAGGTCAAGCCTTCCCTCAGTCGGCCGCACCGCAGCCCCAAGAGGATGGGGGTCCACCACTTGCACCGCAAGGACAGTCTGACGCAAGCCCAGGAGCAGGGCAACCTTCTCAGCTGA
- the TJAP1 gene encoding tight junction-associated protein 1 isoform X4, which produces MKLLQHENEELRRRLTYVTSKMEAMERELESGQDYLEMELGQNREELEKFKDKFRRLQNSYTASQRTNQDLEEKLHALIKKAEMDRKTLDWEIVELTNKLLDAKTTINKLEELNERYRQDCNLAVQLLKCNKSHFRNHKFADLPYELQDMVNKHLHSTQESAGPGQEAAHTLAPSDIVPTSVIARVLEKPESLVLNSAKSSSGSCPMAEDVFVHVDMSGAPPDACNSAGQMGKEGGDAGKQQNGGCKPQSSVESVPEEVPAFEKLSPYPTPSPPHPMYPGRKVIEFSEDKVRIPKNSPLPNCTYATRQAISLSLVQSEDESCERQRTLPNSPASEGRRSASSCSCQQSPKAARAHGSSQSSPFSSPPQVPSAFASSASSEEDLLANWQRMFVDKAPPTSERVLLNRTAFSHDTAPELQKRFSRSMQELGRAASAYSDGEESTQSCSWTVSRDSSVDTDSTESRARRSHFSSDYGTDFSQDEAQKLLQESGGGTAEPGSPSPEKHKDYVDLGLPESPAEEREMLLQGSKESNRGGTPEESGEGKVKPSLSRPHRSPKRMGVHHLHRKDSLTQAQEQGNLLS; this is translated from the exons ATGAA GCTACTGCAGCACGAGAACGAGGAGCTGCGCCGACGGCTGACGTACGTGACAAGCAAAATGGAGGCGATGGAGAGGGAGCTGGAGTCGGGTCAGGACTAcctggagatggagctgggcCAGAACcgggaggagctggagaaatTCAAGGACAAATTCCGTAG GCTGCAGAACAGCTATACTGCTTCCCAGAGAACCAACCAAGACCTGGAGGAGAAGCTGCATGCCCTG ATTAAAAAGGCAGAGATGGACCGCAAGACGCTGGACTGGGAGATTGTAGAGCTTACAAATAAATTACTTGATGCCAAAACCACCATCAATAAGCTGGAGGAACTCAAT GAACGATACCGACAGGACTGCAACCTTGCAGTGCAGCTGCTCAAGTGTAACAAGTCCCACTTCAGGAACCACAAGTTTGCTGAT CTTCCCTATGAGCTGCAGGACATGGTCAATAAGCATTTGCACAGCACTCAGGAGTCTGCAGGCCCTGGTCAAGAGGCAGCCCACACCTTGGCTCCGTCTGACATTGTTCCCACCTCAGTCATTGCCAGAGTCCTGGAGAAACCAGAATCTCTGGTTCTGAATTCAGCCAAGTCTAGCAGTGGCAGCTGTCCCATGGCCGAGGATGTCTTCGTGCACGTGGACATGAGTGGAGCCCCTCCTGATGCCTGCAACAGCGCAGGGCagatggggaaggagggaggagacgcagggaagcagcagaatGGTGGCTGCAAGCCACAGAGCAGTGTGGAAAGCGTGCCAGAGGAGGTCCCTGCCTTTGAGAAGCTAAGCCCATACCCTACACCTTCGCCTCCCCATCCTATGTACCCAGGGCGTAAAGTGATCGAGTTCTCAGAGGACAAGGTAAGGATCCCGAAGAACAGCCCCCTGCCCAACTGCACGTATGCCACGCGCCAggccatctccctcagcctggTGCAGAGCGAAGACGAGAGCTGCGAGAGGCAGCGGACGCTCCCCAACAGCCCTGCATCAGAAGGGCGCCGCTCAGCCTCCAGCTGTTCCTGTCAGCAGTCCCCCAAAGCAGCCAGGGCACACGGCTcttcccagagcagcccctTCAGCAGCCCCCCCCAGGTTCCGAGCGCTTTTGCCAGCTCCGCCAGCTCTGAGGAGGACCTGCTGGCCAACTGGCAGCGCATGTTTGTGGACAAGGCGCCCCCCACCTCGGAGCGGGTGCTGCTGAACCGCACGGCTTTCAGCCACGACACGGCCCCCGAGCTCCAGAAGCGCTTCAGCCGCTCcatgcaggagctggggagggcagcCTCGGCTTACTCGGATGGTGAGGAGTCCAcgcagagctgcagctggacCGTCAGCCGGGACTCAAGCGTGGACACAGACAGCACCGAGTCCAGAGCCCGCAGGAGCCATTTCTCCTCAGACTATGGTACAGATTTCTCCCAGGATGAAGCCCAGAAGCTGTTGCAGGAAAGTGGTGGAGGCACCGCGGAGCCTGGAagcccctcaccagaaaagcaCAAGGATTACGTGGACCTTGGCTTGCCTGAGAGCCCagctgaggagagagaaatgttgCTCCAGGGAAGCAAGGAAAGCAACCGAGGAGGCACCCCAGAGGAAAGCGGAGAAGGCAAGGTCAAGCCTTCCCTCAGTCGGCCGCACCGCAGCCCCAAGAGGATGGGGGTCCACCACTTGCACCGCAAGGACAGTCTGACGCAAGCCCAGGAGCAGGGCAACCTTCTCAGCTGA